In Thermoplasmata archaeon, the genomic window GGTCGCGTTCGGTCGGTGGTCCGACATCGCCCGCTTGCGGAGGCCGTTCATGCTCATCGGCCTGGGATGCTTCGGCGGCCTCGCAATCCTGTTCTCCCTGGCGACCCGGCCCGGCGGGGGCATGGATCCGAAGTTCCTGTACGACATGTCCCCATGGATTGCCGCGGCATCGTTCGGCGCCGGGACCTTCCCGCCCGCGGCGCTCGCCTACCTCGGCGACGTGATCGACCGCTCGATCTCGGGCACGAGCTTCGGAATCTACTCCCTGATCTTCGGGACCGGACTCATCGTTGGCCCCATCCTCGGAGGCACGGTAACCCAGACGGTGGGCGCCCTCTCCTTCGCCCTCATCGCCCTCAGCCTGATCGCGATCTCCGCATTCTCCGTGATCTTCTTCCTCCGGGAGCCGGCCCGAAGCGGCCCGTCGGTGCCCGCCCCCGCGACACCCTCCGACCCACCGGACCACGCGAAGTGAACGCGCACCCGGCCCGGGCAAGGCTATGTAGACCCCCGGCGTTCCGGGGCCGGGAGGCGGTACGAAGGAACGTTCTGAGATCAACGAACGACCCGCGACTGCTGGGGGCCATATGCCCCGGAGGGATCACCGCCGAAGGGTTGGATCTGGTGTGACCGTAGCCCACACGTCCGATGGGAATCCTGGGGGGTCCGTCTGGAGCTTCGACGAAGCCTCTCCTACTTCGACCTGATGAACATCGTCATCGGGGCCATCGTAGGGAGCGACATCTACATTGTGCCCGGGCTCACGGCAGGACTCATCGGTCCCTTCGCGATCGTCGTCTGGATTATCGGAGGCGCCATCGCGATGGTCCTCGCGATGGTGTTTGGGTATTGCGCCTACTACGTCCCGAACGT contains:
- a CDS encoding amino acid permease: MNIVIGAIVGSDIYIVPGLTAGLIGPFAIVVWIIGGAIAMVLAMVFGYCAYYVPNVGGSYAYVSVAFDKFYGFIAGWSMCIAEIVALPVFAIVFTNYLQY